The DNA sequence ATCTGCAGGTACACCTCGCGCGTCATGCGGACGAGTGCGGCCGAGGTGAACTCGGGGAAGCTCAGATCCGTCAACAGCGGGCCGGCGTAGTCGTCGCGGGGGCCCTGACCGGTCGTGTCCTCCGGTGCCGGCGGCTCGAACGAGAAGTCGACCACCCGGCTGCTCGCGGACTCGACCGCCGGCTCGGGCCACGCCGCCGGCTCCGCGTCCGGGTCGATCCGAACGATCCAGTGGCAGTGCGGCGTCCGGCCCTCCGGGCTGCGTGGTGGCCGGTGGACCGGTTCCACGACGGCCCGCGGGTTGGTGGCGAGCGCGGTGGCCGGGAAGGTGGGGTCCTCGATGTCGTGACACATCGTGGTGACGAGCCGGTCCCCCATCGGTTCGACATCCATCAGTGCGCCACAGTGGTCGAGCCAGAATTCCCCGTGATCGTGGTCGGTGATCCCGTAGCGGAAGTCCATGAACTCCGGCGGCGCCCCCACGTCCAGCTGGAAACCCTTGAAGATCTCCGCGACGCCGTCGCCCGTGATGGACAACGCCTCCTTCATCCGTCGGGTGTAGTGCGGGCTCGCGGCCTGCCACTCCTCGATCGCGACGTCCCGCATCCCGTCCACGCCGAACTCACCCAGGAGGGCCGGCATCCCCGCCCGGTCGATGAGCTGGCCGATCAGCAGCAGATCGGGGAGTAGCCGTGCGAGGGTCGCGTGATCGAGCGATTCCAGGGGGTCGCGTCTGACGACCGGGTCGCGCGTGGTCATCGGACTCAGACCTCGTCCGGCGTGGACACCGGCCACAACGGGGCCGGGCTGTCCTCGATGCGGTACCACCCGGCAGGCTTGTCGCCGCCCGCCTCGAACCGGGCCTTCATCGAATCGGTGAGCGCGTCGGCCTCGTACATCCGCATGAACAGGTCCACCACGTTGCCGAAGTCGAAGAAGTCCCGCTGCCACTTCCACTGCTGCTCGCCGTTGTAGAGGAACCACGACCCGCCGAGACCGTGGACCTCGTAGGGCGCGCCCGTCCTGGGGTCGACGGTGTCGCGGGCGATCTGCTTCCACAGGCACAGCACGTCACCGGTCTCGGGATCGATGATGGTGCGGATGTAGGGGTACTCCCAGCCGTCGAGCCCGGCCATCTCCTGACCCAGCGCGACGTCACGGATCTCGTCCCGGCCGACGGCCATGAAGTCGTCCTTCGTGCCGTAGTTCCAGCCGTAGGTGGCGTCCTCGGCGTAGAACTCGGCGAGCGGGGTCCAGTCCTTGTTGCGCTCGCACTCGGCGTTGGCCTCGATCCATCGCTCCACGAACTCGGCGATCTCGGCGCGGTCGTATCGGGTCACGTCACTCACTCCTGGGGGTCCGGGTCCCGACGAGGCGGAGTGCCTGAGTCGGGCAGTACTTGACGGCGGCCTTGACTCCCGCCAGCTGGTCGTCGGGGATATCGCCCCGCTTGGCGCGCACCTTGGCCTCCGCGCCCTTGCCCACCGTGAACCAGTCGGGGGCCTCGGCCTGGCACTCCGCGTGCCCCTGGCACAGGTCGAAGTCCACTTCCACACGCATCGGCTGCTGTGCGGTCACCGGCGCTGCCTCCTCCGGTAGCGGACGGTGCACGGCTGGGCCAGCTGGACGACCATCTTGGAGTGGTCGTTGTGGTAGCTCTCCGGCGGTTGCGCGAGCTCGAACTCGAACTCCCGCAGCAGGATCGAGAAGATGGCCTTGATCTGGAGCTGGGCGAACGCCGCCCCCACGCAGCGGTGTCGTCCGGCGCCGAAGGGGATCCAGGTCCACCGGTTGACGATGTCCTCCTGTCGCGGCTCGGAGTAGCGCTCCGGGTCGAACGTGTCGGGGTCCGGGAAATCCTCGGGGAGCCGGTTGGAGACCGCCGGGGAGGCCGCGACGGTCTGCCCGGCACGGACGACGTGGTCGCCGATCCGGACGTCCTCCTGCGCCACC is a window from the Dietzia sp. JS16-p6b genome containing:
- a CDS encoding ferredoxin — protein: MRVEVDFDLCQGHAECQAEAPDWFTVGKGAEAKVRAKRGDIPDDQLAGVKAAVKYCPTQALRLVGTRTPRSE